A window of Aquitalea denitrificans contains these coding sequences:
- a CDS encoding PLP-dependent aminotransferase family protein, whose translation MKMYEQLAGELEEHLAAGMLKAGDKVPSVRQLSQQRNISITTVLKAYSLLESRGIIESRPQSGYFVRKSSHGTHTLTADTDSPARLKPPPVASNVEISQLVLRTLKTISRNDAVPLGSPYPDSSPFPLTRLSHLANNVARKSNSWGVLDDLPPGNINLIRQIAGRYFLNGLLVDPNEIIITVGATEALNLCLQAVARPGDTIAVESPTYYAILHAIERMGMRAIEIPTSHKTGMDVDYLASILESEKIAACMVMPNFHNPLGIVMPEENKKKLVALMTRARKPIIESAVYNELYYADTPPSSLKKYDTEGYVLHCSSFSKTLSSAFRIGWAMPGRYRDKVENLKFVNTLSTSAIPQMAIAEYLTQGGYDQHLRRLRKIYQQQSRIISSVVKRFFPSDCIISEPEGGYLLWVQLPPHIDAMRLYNDALERKITIGPGNIFSNTGNFTNCIRLNYSYPWDSDIEAAIITLGKIIANYRQPDAPHP comes from the coding sequence ATGAAAATGTATGAACAACTGGCTGGAGAGCTGGAAGAACACCTTGCCGCCGGCATGCTCAAGGCCGGTGACAAGGTGCCGTCGGTACGGCAGCTAAGCCAGCAGCGCAATATCAGTATCACCACGGTGCTGAAGGCCTATTCGTTGCTGGAAAGTCGCGGCATTATCGAAAGCCGGCCGCAGTCCGGCTACTTTGTGCGCAAGAGCAGCCATGGCACGCATACGCTTACAGCAGATACAGACAGCCCCGCCAGGCTGAAGCCGCCTCCGGTTGCCAGCAATGTGGAAATCAGCCAGCTGGTATTGCGCACCCTGAAAACCATCAGCCGGAATGACGCCGTGCCACTGGGCTCGCCCTATCCCGATTCCAGCCCGTTTCCGCTGACGCGGCTGAGCCATCTGGCCAATAATGTCGCCCGCAAAAGCAATAGCTGGGGGGTGCTGGATGACCTGCCTCCCGGCAATATCAACCTGATCCGCCAGATTGCCGGTCGCTATTTCCTTAACGGCCTGCTGGTGGACCCCAATGAAATCATCATTACCGTTGGTGCCACCGAGGCGCTGAATCTCTGCCTGCAGGCGGTGGCCAGGCCGGGCGATACCATTGCGGTGGAATCGCCGACCTATTACGCCATCCTGCATGCGATCGAACGCATGGGCATGCGAGCGATTGAAATACCCACCAGTCACAAAACCGGCATGGACGTGGACTATCTGGCCAGCATTCTGGAATCAGAAAAGATTGCCGCCTGCATGGTAATGCCCAATTTTCACAATCCGCTGGGCATCGTGATGCCGGAGGAGAACAAGAAAAAGCTGGTGGCGCTGATGACGCGGGCCAGAAAGCCGATTATTGAAAGCGCGGTATATAACGAGCTGTATTATGCCGACACCCCGCCATCCTCCCTGAAGAAATACGACACCGAGGGCTATGTGCTGCACTGCTCGTCTTTTTCCAAAACCCTGTCATCGGCTTTTCGCATAGGCTGGGCCATGCCGGGCCGTTACCGGGACAAAGTGGAAAACCTGAAATTCGTCAATACCTTGAGCACCTCGGCCATTCCTCAAATGGCGATTGCCGAATACCTGACCCAGGGCGGTTACGACCAGCACCTGCGCAGGCTCAGAAAAATATACCAGCAGCAATCAAGAATAATCAGCAGCGTGGTCAAACGCTTTTTCCCGTCTGATTGCATTATTTCCGAGCCAGAAGGCGGTTATCTGCTGTGGGTGCAATTACCACCCCATATCGACGCCATGCGCCTGTATAACGATGCACTGGAACGAAAAATCACCATCGGCCCGGGTAATATCTTTTCCAATACCGGTAATTTCACCAATTGTATCCGCCTGAATTACAGCTATCCCTGGGATAGCGACATCGAGGCCGCCATCATCACCCTGGGCAAGATCATCGCCAACTACCGTCAGCCCGATGCGCCGCATCCTTAG
- a CDS encoding LysR family transcriptional regulator — protein MARTDYNSLQTFLLVARERSFTRAASQLGVSQSALSHSIRVLEERLGVRLLTRSTRGVSPSEAGEHLLARIADSYDNIESALATLSELKEKPAGTVRITTHDHAADSVLWPRLRQLLHDYPDIHLEISIDYALVDIVTERFDAGVRSGGQVNGDMIAARIGPDYRMAVVGSPAYLAGRSLPKLPQDLAAHRCINLRLPTHGGLYAWEFVQDGRTVETRVEGQLVFNTTGQMLTAARDGHGLAYLPEDMVQADLASGALCAVLQDYWPLFSGYHLYYPHRHQPSPAFALVLNALRYRGPD, from the coding sequence ATGGCCCGCACCGATTACAACAGCCTGCAAACCTTTCTGCTGGTCGCGCGCGAGCGCAGTTTTACCCGGGCGGCATCGCAGCTTGGCGTATCGCAGTCCGCGCTCAGCCATTCCATACGAGTACTGGAGGAGAGGCTGGGTGTGCGTCTGCTCACCCGCAGCACGCGCGGTGTCAGCCCCAGCGAGGCTGGCGAGCATCTGCTGGCGCGCATTGCCGACAGCTACGACAATATCGAATCCGCGCTGGCCACCCTGAGTGAACTGAAGGAAAAACCGGCAGGCACAGTGCGCATTACCACCCACGACCATGCAGCCGACAGTGTGTTGTGGCCGCGCCTGCGCCAGTTGTTGCATGACTATCCGGACATACACTTGGAAATCAGCATCGACTACGCGCTGGTGGATATCGTGACCGAACGCTTCGATGCCGGTGTGCGTAGCGGCGGCCAGGTGAATGGCGACATGATTGCCGCCCGCATCGGCCCGGACTACCGCATGGCCGTGGTGGGATCCCCCGCTTATCTGGCCGGGCGCAGTCTGCCAAAGCTACCGCAGGATCTGGCCGCGCATCGCTGCATCAATCTGCGGCTGCCAACGCACGGCGGGCTGTATGCCTGGGAATTCGTGCAGGATGGCAGAACAGTGGAAACCAGAGTGGAAGGCCAGCTGGTATTCAATACCACCGGCCAGATGCTGACAGCGGCGCGGGATGGCCACGGCCTGGCCTATCTGCCTGAAGACATGGTTCAGGCTGACCTGGCAAGCGGTGCATTGTGTGCTGTGTTGCAGGATTACTGGCCGCTGTTCTCCGGTTACCACCTGTACTACCCGCACCGGCATCAGCCCTCGCCTGCTTTTGCACTGGTGCTGAACGCCTTGCGCTATCGCGGGCCGGACTGA
- a CDS encoding helix-turn-helix domain-containing protein, protein MVVHAPISNARNELWLPPPAMASCIRAIMMRDTSGVPLSKEQRFNRFPVNPGCILLWTVRGEFQLLAPGEQEDRSRTRTVVPALSLWAPSTRPHSAWNPAACHSFALVLLPDAFAALTGITPLDYLNRVVPLEGLLDAEWMSWCQAVQQAPDDKTRIELVLRFLQPRWQHHKQRNKNENWILKDWVQYLTTHAATSSLGKSVRQVERRIKSWTGRPLRELRGIGRAEQVLFELAISSLEENTNWSDIASKSGYADQSHLCRQVKALTGYSPEALRGHIISHEAFWPYRMWGFCHQHQHHYRQQTAKDALPE, encoded by the coding sequence ATGGTGGTTCACGCCCCGATCAGCAATGCCAGAAACGAACTCTGGCTGCCGCCGCCAGCCATGGCATCCTGCATTCGCGCCATCATGATGCGCGACACCAGCGGTGTGCCGCTCAGTAAGGAGCAGCGGTTCAACCGTTTCCCGGTCAACCCAGGCTGCATTTTGCTGTGGACTGTCCGCGGTGAGTTCCAGTTGCTGGCACCCGGTGAGCAGGAAGACCGCTCCCGGACACGGACCGTCGTCCCGGCCCTATCGCTGTGGGCCCCCTCCACCCGCCCGCACAGCGCATGGAATCCGGCAGCCTGCCATTCATTTGCCCTGGTGTTGTTGCCGGATGCCTTTGCTGCACTCACCGGCATTACGCCACTGGATTACCTGAACCGGGTTGTACCGCTGGAAGGCTTGCTGGACGCAGAGTGGATGAGCTGGTGCCAGGCAGTGCAACAGGCTCCTGATGACAAGACGCGCATCGAGCTGGTGCTGCGCTTTTTGCAGCCGCGCTGGCAACACCACAAACAGCGCAACAAGAACGAAAACTGGATTCTGAAAGACTGGGTGCAATACCTGACCACCCACGCCGCCACCTCCAGCCTGGGCAAAAGCGTGCGTCAGGTGGAGCGGCGCATAAAAAGCTGGACCGGCCGCCCGCTGCGCGAACTACGCGGCATAGGCCGGGCCGAGCAGGTTCTGTTTGAACTGGCCATTTCCAGCCTGGAAGAAAACACCAACTGGTCGGACATCGCCAGCAAAAGCGGCTATGCCGACCAGTCCCACCTGTGCCGTCAGGTCAAGGCACTAACCGGCTACAGCCCAGAGGCACTGCGCGGCCACATCATCAGCCACGAAGCCTTCTGGCCGTACCGGATGTGGGGCTTTTGCCATCAGCACCAGCACCATTACCGGCAGCAGACGGCAAAAGACGCGTTGCCAGAGTAA
- a CDS encoding cupin domain-containing protein yields MDLHISRAGSQPAMHGPAEWFTGQVRVDMLFQPQEPARASGASVTFEPGARTAWHTHPRGQTLLVTAGCGLICRWGGETQVIRPGDVVWIPAGLKHWHGATTSTAMTHIAIQEQENGVAAHWAEPVSDSQYQQAQPVALL; encoded by the coding sequence ATGGATTTGCATATCAGCCGCGCGGGCAGTCAGCCCGCCATGCATGGGCCGGCGGAATGGTTTACCGGCCAGGTCAGGGTGGACATGTTGTTCCAGCCGCAGGAGCCGGCGCGGGCATCCGGTGCCAGCGTTACGTTCGAGCCGGGTGCTCGTACCGCCTGGCATACCCACCCGCGGGGGCAGACCTTGCTGGTCACTGCCGGCTGTGGCCTGATTTGCCGCTGGGGTGGAGAAACCCAGGTCATCCGTCCCGGCGATGTGGTATGGATACCCGCTGGCCTCAAGCACTGGCATGGTGCCACGACCAGTACGGCCATGACACATATTGCGATTCAGGAGCAGGAAAACGGCGTTGCCGCTCACTGGGCGGAACCGGTCAGTGACAGCCAGTATCAACAAGCGCAGCCCGTGGCGCTGCTGTAA
- a CDS encoding LysR family transcriptional regulator: MINRLNYHHLYYFWRVAAEGHLTRTAERLHISQSALSAQIRQLEEQLGMPLFLREGKKLLLTEMGASVLRYAEAIFALGNELLATTTSQDAGQGGQLRIGSVSTLSRNFLEGFLHPVLGRQSVKLNLEAGGLDELLGRLAAFELDVVLSNRPVIADDKHPWRCRTLARQEVCLIGPPGLVQGPFDLPQILRQQLLMVPSAKSEIRVRFDLLCEKLGIEPRIRAEVDDMATLRLLARDAGAVALIPAIVVKDELGKGLLEKYGSVQGVEETFYAITVRRRFEAPHLKELFQLFAMPS; encoded by the coding sequence TAAATCGCCTCAACTATCACCACCTGTATTATTTCTGGCGCGTGGCGGCAGAAGGCCATCTGACGCGCACCGCCGAGCGGCTGCATATATCGCAATCGGCGCTGTCGGCGCAGATCCGCCAGCTGGAAGAACAACTAGGCATGCCGCTGTTTCTGCGCGAAGGCAAAAAACTGCTGCTGACTGAAATGGGCGCATCGGTGCTGCGCTATGCCGAGGCCATTTTTGCGCTGGGTAACGAGCTGCTGGCCACCACCACCAGCCAGGATGCCGGCCAGGGCGGCCAGCTACGCATTGGTAGCGTCTCCACCCTGTCACGCAATTTTCTGGAAGGCTTTCTGCACCCGGTGCTGGGGCGGCAGTCGGTAAAACTCAATCTGGAGGCGGGAGGGCTGGATGAGTTGCTTGGCCGGCTGGCGGCTTTTGAGCTGGATGTGGTGCTGAGCAATCGCCCGGTGATTGCCGATGACAAGCACCCGTGGCGTTGCCGCACGCTGGCGCGGCAGGAGGTGTGCCTGATCGGCCCGCCCGGCCTGGTGCAAGGGCCGTTCGATTTGCCGCAGATATTGCGCCAGCAACTACTGATGGTGCCCAGTGCCAAGAGCGAAATCCGCGTGCGCTTTGACCTCTTGTGCGAAAAACTGGGTATAGAACCGCGTATCCGTGCAGAAGTGGACGATATGGCCACCTTGCGTCTGCTGGCGCGCGATGCCGGTGCGGTGGCGCTGATTCCGGCCATTGTGGTCAAGGATGAACTGGGCAAGGGATTGCTGGAAAAGTACGGCTCGGTGCAGGGCGTGGAGGAAACCTTCTATGCCATCACCGTACGCCGCCGTTTTGAAGCACCACACCTGAAGGAGCTGTTCCAGCTGTTTGCCATGCCAAGCTGA
- a CDS encoding HD-GYP domain-containing protein, producing the protein MAYPDFKAGLAAELAMAHRGLLAVKCLFDRLRADAGRKSSVSLHDIRGVVGCLYASLLRNQDALLLLLFCREVEKDYYSHSAAVSVLLMLYRMQGGASAMAVTDAGIGGLMHDAGKLFVPTAILNKPGTQPADAYAAARHHVVCGVDFLQNVLGLQGDQLLPAQEHHERFDGSAYPVARSGHAISELGQMTAIVDVYDALAAERCHHQRTPVRHVLSYLLARKGSDFNPRLVDVFIGIVGHFPIGSLVQLENGHCGVVVGRSRQARALPYVIGYNPSACLCTPPSFSPHQIRHPSRVRHLLSERRAGQDWTPVHWCRAGCRRIFPCCH; encoded by the coding sequence ATGGCCTATCCGGATTTCAAGGCCGGTCTGGCTGCCGAACTGGCCATGGCACACCGTGGGCTGCTGGCGGTCAAATGCCTGTTTGATCGGCTGAGGGCGGATGCAGGCAGGAAATCATCGGTATCTCTGCATGATATCCGCGGTGTGGTGGGCTGCCTGTATGCGTCCTTGCTGCGCAATCAGGATGCTTTGCTGCTGCTGTTGTTCTGTCGTGAAGTGGAAAAAGACTACTACAGCCACTCTGCTGCGGTATCTGTGCTGCTGATGCTGTATCGCATGCAGGGTGGTGCCAGCGCCATGGCGGTGACTGATGCTGGCATCGGTGGTTTGATGCATGACGCCGGCAAGCTGTTTGTGCCGACAGCCATCCTCAACAAGCCAGGCACACAGCCCGCCGACGCGTATGCCGCGGCGCGGCATCATGTGGTGTGCGGCGTGGATTTTTTGCAAAACGTGCTGGGTTTGCAGGGGGATCAACTGCTACCGGCACAAGAACATCACGAGCGCTTTGATGGCTCTGCCTATCCGGTGGCCCGGTCTGGTCATGCCATTTCTGAGCTTGGCCAGATGACGGCAATTGTCGATGTCTACGATGCGCTGGCGGCAGAACGCTGCCACCACCAGCGCACGCCGGTGCGCCATGTGCTGTCTTATTTGCTGGCACGCAAGGGCAGCGACTTCAATCCACGGCTGGTGGATGTCTTCATCGGCATCGTCGGCCACTTTCCCATCGGCTCGCTGGTGCAGCTGGAAAACGGCCATTGCGGCGTGGTGGTGGGGCGCAGTCGACAGGCGCGGGCCTTGCCGTATGTCATCGGATACAACCCGTCCGCCTGCTTGTGCACCCCGCCAAGCTTCAGCCCGCACCAGATCCGCCATCCCAGCCGGGTGCGGCATCTGCTGAGCGAGCGCAGGGCAGGGCAGGACTGGACACCCGTGCACTGGTGTCGCGCTGGCTGCAGGCGGATTTTTCCATGTTGTCACTAG